From Besnoitia besnoiti strain Bb-Ger1 chromosome X, whole genome shotgun sequence, one genomic window encodes:
- a CDS encoding hypothetical protein (encoded by transcript BESB_018720) has translation MGLGSRVGEAQRARSATGGDVSGPARHLAARHGLGSECFPVSVVSALLLAGVVAEIKQRGADEGGWVRWHSMEAHSVMGEEPPIRVMGPTTIDEWVLGGLAVTTEWCRGRPAPASEGMLDFANVFPSPVMQMWLAYTEGALAS, from the exons ATGGGGCTAGGGTCCCGGGTGGGTGAGGCACAGCGGGCGCGATCTGCGACCGGAGGAGACGTGAGCGGGCCCGCGCGGCACCTGGCGGCGAGACACGGCTTGGGCTCCGAATGCTTCCCAGTATCCGTAGTATCGGCGTTACTGCTGGCCGGCGTTGTGGCAGAGATCAAGCAGAGGGGGGC GGACGAGGGCGGTTGGGTTCGATGGCATTCGATGGAGGCCCACTCGGTCATGGGAGAAGAGCCTCCAATCCGTGTCATGGGTC CGACCACGATTGACGAGTGGGTGCTGGGTGGATTGGCGGTCACGACAGAATG gtgccgcgggcgccccgcTCCAGCGTCGGAGGGTATGCTGGATTTCGCGAATGTTTTTCCCTCACCTGTCATGCAGATGTGGCTGGCATACACTGAGGGTGCACTGGCGTCCTGA